The proteins below are encoded in one region of Rhizobacter sp.:
- a CDS encoding DUF3348 family protein has product MQHGSSPAGVAGSELTRLLARLAETPPPHAAPAFAEGLGRWLGWTGAVALSTALSTDLGGGDAAPASGATGHEEADFHRVRAALAASIAKGPDDDAASPADFSPYRRHCHAQQQAMHNAIAALRQRLRDALSRRSPAFAKLAAIDAVMDQALSAQERTLLGLVPLRLQSHFDRMARAARDTDDTRWPDAFRQDMERVLLAELSHRLMPAQGLLDSLHPVPPTP; this is encoded by the coding sequence ATGCAGCACGGGTCTTCCCCCGCGGGCGTGGCCGGTTCGGAGCTCACCCGCCTCCTGGCCCGCCTGGCCGAGACGCCTCCCCCACACGCCGCACCGGCCTTTGCCGAGGGCCTGGGCCGCTGGCTGGGCTGGACTGGCGCCGTGGCGTTGTCCACCGCACTGAGCACCGACCTGGGCGGTGGTGACGCAGCCCCCGCATCTGGCGCCACCGGCCACGAGGAGGCGGACTTTCACCGCGTGCGTGCGGCCCTGGCAGCGTCCATCGCCAAGGGGCCCGACGACGATGCAGCGAGCCCGGCCGACTTCAGCCCCTACCGCCGCCACTGCCACGCGCAGCAGCAAGCGATGCACAACGCGATCGCCGCGTTGCGGCAGCGCTTGCGCGACGCGCTGTCGCGGCGCTCGCCCGCGTTCGCCAAGCTGGCCGCGATCGACGCCGTGATGGACCAAGCCCTGAGCGCGCAGGAGCGCACGCTGCTGGGCCTCGTGCCCCTGCGCCTTCAATCCCACTTCGATCGGATGGCCCGTGCCGCCCGAGACACTGACGACACCCGCTGGCCAGACGCCTTCCGGCAAGACATGGAACGCGTCCTCCTGGCTGAACTCTCGCACCGGCTGATGCCGGCGCAGGGCCTGCTGGACAGCCTGCACCCCGTACCGCCAACACCATGA
- a CDS encoding DUF2894 domain-containing protein, which translates to MNSTDGAAELLARVESARAQMAPVRHRVLEAMACRAAQQEGEARRQLMARVEALMSEPPVRAAGAQMQARGDAQVGLSQLVAMLNRHAADAPTRPARLAAPPPLKSVVTFQGTWSRLRVEQRLHQALAQVPAQAGPLHSARIVSRALQTLHELSPAYLDAFMTHVDALQWMEQTSGGGDLTPRAARSRAK; encoded by the coding sequence GTGAATTCCACCGACGGCGCCGCCGAGTTGCTCGCGCGCGTCGAATCGGCGCGTGCCCAGATGGCGCCGGTGCGGCACCGCGTGCTGGAGGCGATGGCCTGTCGTGCGGCGCAGCAGGAGGGCGAGGCCCGCCGGCAGTTGATGGCGCGCGTCGAGGCGTTGATGAGCGAGCCGCCGGTGCGGGCAGCGGGGGCGCAAATGCAAGCCCGGGGAGACGCGCAGGTGGGCCTGTCGCAGCTCGTCGCGATGCTCAACCGCCATGCGGCTGACGCGCCGACAAGGCCCGCACGCCTGGCCGCGCCACCGCCGCTCAAGTCGGTCGTCACCTTCCAGGGGACCTGGTCGAGGCTGCGCGTGGAGCAGCGGCTACACCAGGCCCTGGCCCAGGTGCCGGCGCAGGCGGGGCCCTTGCACTCGGCCCGCATCGTGAGCCGCGCGCTGCAGACCCTGCATGAGCTGTCGCCGGCCTACCTCGACGCGTTCATGACCCACGTCGATGCCCTGCAGTGGATGGAGCAGACCAGCGGCGGCGGCGATCTCACGCCGCGCGCTGCGAGATCGCGGGCGAAGTGA
- a CDS encoding mobilization protein: protein MSNIHFIGGEKGGVGKSLLARTLAQYMIDKQLPFLGFDTDRSHGALMRFYAGYASPVVVDRYEALDSIVEATVDQPQRRILVDLAAQTHEPLVKWMDDSGVLNLVDEMGSSIHYWHVMDTGKDSVDLLKRLLDRFGPALKYVLVRNHVRGSDFSVLEQSGEQSRAMSLGAQVVTMRKLHDTVINKIDATSSSFWKAKTPQESEGPNGLGLMERQRLKMWMRDIYRELDEIEV, encoded by the coding sequence ATGAGCAACATCCACTTCATCGGTGGCGAAAAAGGCGGCGTCGGCAAATCGCTGCTGGCCCGCACGCTGGCGCAGTACATGATCGACAAGCAGCTGCCCTTCCTCGGCTTCGACACCGACCGCTCGCACGGCGCGCTGATGCGCTTCTACGCGGGCTACGCCTCGCCCGTGGTGGTGGACCGCTACGAAGCGCTCGACTCGATCGTCGAGGCCACCGTCGACCAGCCGCAGCGCCGCATCCTCGTCGACCTGGCCGCGCAGACGCACGAGCCGCTGGTGAAGTGGATGGACGACTCCGGCGTGCTGAACCTCGTCGACGAGATGGGCTCGAGCATCCACTACTGGCATGTGATGGACACCGGCAAGGACTCGGTCGACCTGCTCAAGCGCCTGCTCGACCGCTTCGGCCCAGCGCTCAAATACGTGCTGGTGCGCAACCACGTGCGCGGCAGCGACTTCAGCGTGCTCGAACAATCGGGCGAGCAGTCGCGCGCCATGTCGCTCGGCGCGCAGGTGGTCACGATGCGCAAGCTGCACGACACCGTCATCAACAAGATCGACGCCACCAGCAGCAGCTTCTGGAAGGCCAAGACGCCGCAGGAGAGCGAAGGCCCCAACGGCCTGGGCCTGATGGAGCGGCAGCGCTTGAAGATGTGGATGCGCGACATCTACCGCGAGCTCGACGAGATCGAGGTCTGA
- a CDS encoding OmpA family protein: MTASDETHESDDIEGGSTATVWAVFGDLMAGLLGAFVLILVFVMATQLDLAERLKSEVAQRQAEQQRREALERALAIPLAAGRVSLAEGRIAISGSVLFAFNSDELQPEGRQLLQSLAAPLATYLAARDEVLMVSGFTDDRQMRDTSRAKFADNWELSAQRALTVTRALIEAGVPSKSVFAAAFGSQRPVASNQEAAGRALNRRVEIAPMPAPKEAPIEAKNLGAKK; this comes from the coding sequence ATGACGGCGTCCGACGAAACCCACGAGAGCGATGACATCGAAGGTGGCTCGACGGCCACCGTCTGGGCCGTCTTCGGCGACCTCATGGCGGGCCTGTTGGGCGCCTTCGTGTTGATCCTCGTGTTCGTGATGGCGACGCAGCTTGACCTCGCCGAGCGCCTGAAGAGCGAAGTGGCGCAGCGCCAGGCCGAGCAGCAGCGCCGCGAGGCCCTGGAGCGCGCCTTGGCCATTCCGCTGGCGGCCGGCCGCGTGAGCCTGGCCGAGGGCCGCATCGCCATCAGTGGCAGCGTGCTGTTCGCCTTCAACTCCGACGAGCTGCAGCCCGAAGGCCGACAGCTGCTGCAAAGCCTGGCCGCCCCGCTGGCCACCTACCTCGCGGCGCGCGACGAGGTGCTGATGGTCAGTGGCTTCACCGACGACCGCCAGATGCGCGACACCTCGCGCGCGAAGTTCGCCGACAACTGGGAACTGTCGGCCCAGCGCGCGCTGACCGTGACACGCGCCTTGATCGAGGCCGGTGTGCCCTCGAAGTCGGTGTTCGCCGCGGCCTTCGGCTCGCAGCGGCCGGTGGCCTCGAACCAGGAGGCGGCCGGGCGTGCGCTGAACCGGCGGGTGGAGATTGCGCCGATGCCGGCACCGAAAGAGGCACCAATCGAAGCGAAGAACCTTGGAGCGAAGAAGTGA
- the panB gene encoding 3-methyl-2-oxobutanoate hydroxymethyltransferase, translated as MKTIRLSTRDIVAMKARGERVAALTCYDYTGAQMLDAAGVPLLLVGDTLGMVVQGEDTTLPVTLDQIIYHARLVVRGTQRALVIGDMPFMSYQASADDAVRNAGRLMAEGRVGAVKVEGGAEIAPLVKRMVKSGIPVCGHLGFTPQSVHSLGGARVQAKEPTAAVSLLEDALALQEAGAFAVVLELVPATVAEEVSKRLNIPTIGIGSGPRCDGEIQVFHDVFGLYTDFQPRHTRRYLNVAQDIAAAAKRYVADVGARQFPGPEQTSDLTPASKDSFKSLLAPH; from the coding sequence ATGAAGACGATCCGACTCAGCACCCGCGACATCGTCGCGATGAAGGCCCGTGGCGAACGGGTGGCCGCCCTCACCTGCTACGACTACACCGGCGCCCAGATGCTCGACGCCGCCGGCGTGCCGCTGCTGCTGGTGGGCGACACGCTGGGCATGGTGGTGCAAGGCGAAGACACCACGCTGCCAGTCACGCTCGACCAGATCATCTACCACGCGCGGCTGGTGGTGCGCGGCACGCAGCGCGCGCTCGTGATCGGCGACATGCCCTTCATGAGTTACCAGGCCTCGGCCGACGATGCCGTGCGCAACGCCGGCCGGCTGATGGCCGAAGGCCGCGTGGGCGCGGTGAAGGTGGAAGGCGGCGCCGAGATCGCGCCGCTGGTGAAGCGCATGGTCAAGAGCGGCATCCCGGTGTGCGGGCACCTGGGCTTCACGCCGCAGTCGGTGCACTCGCTCGGCGGTGCACGCGTGCAGGCCAAGGAGCCCACGGCCGCGGTGTCACTGCTCGAAGACGCGCTCGCGCTTCAGGAGGCCGGCGCCTTCGCGGTGGTGCTGGAGCTGGTGCCGGCCACCGTGGCCGAAGAGGTCTCGAAGCGCCTCAACATCCCCACCATCGGCATCGGCTCGGGGCCACGCTGCGATGGCGAGATCCAGGTCTTCCACGATGTGTTCGGCCTCTACACCGACTTCCAGCCGCGCCACACGCGCCGCTACCTCAACGTGGCGCAGGACATCGCAGCCGCGGCCAAGCGCTACGTGGCCGACGTGGGGGCGCGGCAGTTCCCGGGGCCGGAGCAGACCTCCGACCTCACGCCTGCGTCGAAAGACAGCTTCAAGTCGCTGCTGGCGCCGCACTGA
- a CDS encoding PhoX family phosphatase, which yields MATHADDADLNTSANPSFMTVLDARLSRRSLLRGGVGTAATAVLGSWSLAACGGGDDDAPAAPAAITSLGFTAVPKSLADTVTVPAGYTASIIYALGDPLTATTPAYRNDGTDTDFDNRAGDHHDGMEYFGLSADGTRRDVNGSERGLLAVNHEATSNRDVRSYYLHANGGTLNPRPPAEADKEVAVHGISVVEVRKTNGQWAYAQNSAYNFRVTPLTPVQIAGPARGNALVRTTYSTTGTAARGTINNCGTGITPWGSFLTGEENWAGYFTRAAGDDAARADKSVVSLNRYGRAQGAASRHGWETAGAADRYARWNISKTGTSTDGTDDYRNELNTFGYIVEIDPYDKTAAIKKRTALGRFAHESASFGLQRAGQPLAVYMGDDSRGEYIYKFVSTANWEAADANSANRIATGDKYLDSGKLYVARFNADGTGTWIELNIANAAIAGYATYAFADQADVLVNARLAADAVGATKMDRPEWCAVHPTTGEIYYTLTNNSNRRVEPASGSQFAVDAANPRAYTDTKGAATQSGNVNGHIIRMAEAGGSSAATTFTWDVYLFGAEAGSNATQINLSSLTADQDFSSPDGLWFSKNTGICWIQTDDGAYTDVTNCMMLAGVPGRVGDGTVATLNYTRADTTTLSIQTRVGRAPTATTLKRFLVGPVDCELTGCAETPDGKTLFVNIQHPGEDLGTVANIANPALYPSHWPGNAGYGAGGAMARPRSATLAITKNDGGRVGN from the coding sequence ATGGCCACCCACGCCGACGACGCCGACCTGAACACGAGCGCCAACCCGAGCTTCATGACCGTGCTCGACGCACGCCTGAGCCGCCGCAGCCTGCTGCGCGGCGGCGTGGGCACCGCCGCCACGGCCGTGCTCGGCAGCTGGAGCCTGGCCGCCTGCGGTGGCGGCGACGACGACGCACCCGCTGCGCCGGCGGCCATCACCTCGCTCGGCTTCACCGCCGTGCCCAAGAGCCTGGCCGACACGGTGACCGTGCCCGCGGGCTACACCGCCAGCATCATCTACGCGCTGGGCGACCCGCTCACCGCCACCACGCCGGCCTACCGCAACGACGGCACCGACACCGACTTCGACAACCGCGCCGGCGACCACCACGATGGCATGGAGTACTTCGGCCTCTCGGCCGACGGCACCCGCCGCGATGTGAACGGCTCCGAGCGTGGCCTGCTCGCTGTCAACCACGAGGCCACCAGCAACCGCGACGTGCGCTCCTACTACCTGCACGCCAACGGCGGCACGCTGAACCCGCGCCCCCCGGCCGAGGCCGACAAGGAAGTGGCCGTGCACGGCATCTCGGTGGTCGAGGTGCGCAAGACCAACGGCCAGTGGGCCTACGCGCAGAACTCGGCCTACAACTTCCGCGTGACGCCGCTCACCCCGGTGCAGATCGCCGGCCCGGCGCGTGGCAACGCACTGGTCCGCACGACCTACTCCACCACCGGCACCGCCGCGCGCGGCACGATCAACAACTGCGGCACCGGCATCACGCCGTGGGGAAGCTTCCTCACCGGCGAGGAAAACTGGGCCGGCTACTTCACCCGCGCCGCCGGCGACGACGCCGCCCGCGCCGACAAGAGCGTGGTCTCGCTCAACCGCTACGGCCGTGCGCAAGGCGCCGCCAGCCGCCACGGCTGGGAAACGGCCGGCGCCGCCGACCGCTACGCCCGCTGGAACATCAGCAAGACCGGCACCAGCACCGACGGCACCGACGACTACCGCAACGAACTCAACACCTTCGGCTACATCGTCGAGATCGACCCCTACGACAAGACCGCCGCCATCAAGAAGCGCACCGCCCTCGGCCGCTTCGCGCACGAGAGCGCGTCCTTCGGCCTGCAGCGCGCCGGCCAGCCGCTCGCCGTCTACATGGGCGACGACTCGCGTGGTGAGTACATCTACAAGTTCGTCTCCACCGCGAACTGGGAGGCAGCCGACGCCAACAGCGCCAACCGCATCGCCACCGGCGACAAGTACCTCGACAGCGGCAAGCTCTACGTCGCCCGCTTCAACGCCGACGGCACCGGCACCTGGATCGAGCTCAACATCGCCAACGCGGCCATCGCCGGCTACGCCACCTACGCCTTTGCTGACCAGGCCGACGTGCTGGTGAATGCGCGCCTTGCGGCCGATGCCGTGGGTGCGACGAAGATGGACCGCCCCGAGTGGTGTGCCGTGCACCCGACCACCGGCGAGATCTACTACACGCTGACCAACAACAGCAACCGCCGTGTCGAACCCGCGAGCGGCTCGCAGTTTGCGGTGGATGCCGCCAACCCGCGTGCGTACACCGACACCAAGGGGGCTGCCACGCAATCGGGCAACGTCAACGGCCACATCATCCGCATGGCCGAGGCGGGCGGCAGCAGTGCCGCCACCACCTTCACCTGGGACGTGTACCTCTTCGGCGCGGAAGCCGGCAGCAACGCCACGCAGATCAACCTGTCGTCGCTCACCGCCGACCAGGACTTCTCCAGCCCCGACGGCCTGTGGTTCAGCAAGAACACCGGCATCTGCTGGATCCAGACCGACGATGGCGCCTACACCGACGTCACCAACTGCATGATGCTGGCTGGCGTGCCGGGCCGCGTGGGCGATGGCACGGTGGCCACGCTCAACTACACGCGTGCCGACACCACCACGCTCAGCATCCAGACGCGTGTGGGCCGTGCGCCGACCGCGACCACGCTGAAGCGATTCCTCGTCGGCCCGGTCGACTGCGAGCTGACCGGCTGCGCCGAAACGCCCGACGGCAAGACCTTGTTCGTCAACATCCAGCACCCGGGCGAAGACCTGGGCACGGTGGCCAACATCGCCAACCCGGCGCTGTACCCGAGCCACTGGCCTGGCAATGCGGGCTACGGTGCCGGCGGTGCCATGGCCCGCCCGCGCTCGGCCACGCTTGCGATCACCAAGAACGATGGAGGGCGCGTGGGGAACTGA
- a CDS encoding ABC transporter substrate-binding protein → MRKVQRFVSSFVAPLAAAALSLGSFAAHAANEVVIGQVVPLTGVIAGTGDEYSAGAAAYFASVNAKGGVYGRKIRVVQKDDAYKPDATVAATKEILEKDNPVALFGYVGTANIAALNKNNILTDNKIALLAPYTGAEELRVPVNPNLFHIRASYPDETAKMVEHLYTLGLRKFAVFYQNDGFGKGGLIGAERALEKLKLKAVATGNYDRTKPDDIDAAAKAIGDAQPDAVIMVAVNKASSALIKKLRDSGNRARLFSISVVNFKELLKNTGDELARGVGISQVMPFPYNMASPVPVVREFHAAMKQYQPTKTVSYASMEGFIAAKVLVEAVKRSRADPSRERILQNLADMRDFDTGGFKVNFGGDNRVGSRFVEVTVIGSGGRLLR, encoded by the coding sequence ATGCGCAAGGTTCAACGGTTCGTTTCTTCTTTCGTGGCTCCGCTCGCCGCAGCGGCGCTCAGCCTCGGCAGTTTCGCGGCCCACGCGGCCAACGAGGTGGTCATCGGCCAGGTGGTGCCGCTCACCGGCGTGATCGCCGGCACCGGCGACGAATACTCGGCTGGCGCCGCCGCCTACTTCGCGAGCGTCAACGCCAAGGGCGGCGTCTACGGCCGCAAGATCCGCGTGGTGCAGAAGGACGACGCCTACAAGCCCGACGCGACCGTCGCCGCCACGAAGGAGATCCTGGAAAAGGACAACCCCGTGGCCCTCTTCGGCTATGTGGGCACGGCCAACATCGCCGCGCTGAACAAGAACAACATCCTCACCGACAACAAGATCGCCCTGCTCGCGCCCTACACCGGCGCCGAGGAGCTGCGCGTGCCGGTGAATCCCAACCTCTTCCACATCCGCGCCAGCTACCCCGACGAGACGGCCAAGATGGTGGAGCACCTCTACACGCTCGGCCTGCGCAAGTTCGCGGTCTTCTACCAGAACGACGGCTTCGGCAAGGGCGGCCTGATCGGCGCCGAGCGCGCGCTGGAGAAGCTCAAGCTCAAGGCCGTGGCCACCGGCAACTACGACCGCACCAAGCCCGACGACATCGACGCCGCCGCCAAGGCCATCGGCGACGCCCAGCCCGACGCGGTGATCATGGTCGCGGTGAACAAGGCCTCGTCGGCGCTCATCAAGAAGCTGCGCGACTCGGGCAACCGCGCGCGCCTCTTCAGCATCTCGGTGGTGAACTTCAAGGAGCTCCTGAAGAACACCGGCGACGAACTCGCCCGCGGCGTTGGCATCTCGCAGGTGATGCCCTTCCCCTACAACATGGCCTCGCCGGTGCCGGTGGTGCGTGAGTTCCACGCCGCGATGAAGCAGTACCAGCCGACGAAGACCGTCTCCTACGCCAGCATGGAAGGCTTCATCGCCGCCAAGGTGCTGGTCGAGGCGGTGAAACGCTCACGCGCCGACCCGAGCCGCGAGCGCATCCTGCAAAACCTCGCCGACATGCGCGACTTCGACACCGGCGGCTTCAAGGTCAACTTCGGCGGCGACAACCGCGTGGGCTCACGCTTCGTCGAAGTCACCGTGATCGGCAGCGGCGGCCGGCTGCTGCGCTGA
- a CDS encoding FAD-dependent oxidoreductase, translating into MAERTPTDERIMVSEVFARSSTRETRADLGHVTEAARRLPVYRRCQVLVVGGGPSGTAAAASAARQGADVVLLERYNHLGGLSTGGLVIWIDRMTDWAGTPVIRGFAEEVFARLPADAVAGPPREEWGSAEAARAAHWAPRTAAFHGIVTWSPTLDPERLKSVSQELLIERGVKLVYHAWAADPIVEDKRVRGVSFESKEGRMAVLADVVVDATGDGDLFARAGAAFDNDIEADDIHHCMNTAWLFGGVDMQRWIAFRTGEPERYAGFMQSGREACGLFDKPFVSWRDDIALFLGPRQSGYSALDVDDLTAVEVRSRRAMEQHLQHYRAHAPGFENAYLLQGAPQIGVRHARRLKGVDSVLRARWADGTARADEIGLSPSVSPKFPSISIPYGALVPQALDGLLACGRHVSCDPASHGFMREIPQCWVTGQAAGVAAALAVQQGVPPRDVSVPALQQALLAQGVLLRPLSAAPAAT; encoded by the coding sequence ATGGCCGAACGCACCCCCACCGACGAACGCATCATGGTCTCCGAGGTCTTTGCTCGCAGCAGCACGCGCGAGACCCGCGCCGACCTGGGCCACGTGACCGAAGCGGCACGCCGATTGCCCGTCTACCGCCGCTGCCAGGTGCTGGTGGTGGGCGGTGGCCCGTCGGGCACCGCGGCGGCCGCGAGTGCGGCGCGGCAAGGCGCCGACGTGGTGCTGCTCGAGCGCTACAACCACCTCGGCGGGCTCTCGACCGGCGGCCTCGTGATCTGGATCGACCGCATGACCGACTGGGCCGGCACGCCCGTGATCCGCGGGTTTGCGGAAGAGGTGTTCGCGCGTTTGCCGGCCGATGCGGTGGCCGGGCCCCCGCGCGAGGAATGGGGCTCGGCCGAGGCCGCACGTGCCGCACATTGGGCGCCGCGCACGGCGGCGTTTCACGGCATCGTCACCTGGTCACCCACGCTCGACCCGGAGCGGCTCAAGAGCGTGTCGCAGGAGCTCTTGATCGAGCGAGGCGTGAAGCTCGTGTACCACGCGTGGGCGGCCGATCCGATCGTGGAAGACAAGCGCGTGCGTGGCGTGAGCTTCGAGAGCAAGGAAGGTCGCATGGCCGTGCTCGCCGACGTGGTGGTCGACGCCACCGGCGACGGCGACCTCTTCGCGCGCGCCGGTGCGGCGTTCGACAACGACATCGAGGCCGACGACATCCACCACTGCATGAACACCGCCTGGCTCTTCGGCGGTGTCGATATGCAGCGCTGGATCGCCTTCCGCACCGGCGAGCCCGAGCGCTACGCGGGCTTCATGCAGAGCGGGCGCGAGGCCTGTGGCCTCTTCGACAAACCCTTCGTGTCGTGGCGCGACGACATCGCGCTCTTCCTCGGCCCGCGGCAGTCGGGCTACTCGGCACTCGACGTCGACGACCTCACCGCGGTGGAGGTGCGCTCGCGGCGTGCGATGGAGCAGCACCTGCAGCACTACCGCGCGCACGCGCCGGGTTTCGAGAACGCTTATCTGTTGCAAGGCGCGCCGCAGATCGGCGTGCGGCACGCGCGGCGCCTCAAGGGCGTCGACAGTGTGCTGCGTGCGCGTTGGGCCGACGGCACGGCGCGGGCCGATGAGATCGGCCTCTCGCCCTCGGTGTCGCCCAAGTTCCCGAGCATTTCCATCCCCTATGGCGCGCTGGTGCCGCAGGCGCTCGACGGCCTGCTCGCGTGCGGCCGGCACGTGTCGTGCGACCCCGCCTCGCATGGCTTCATGCGCGAGATCCCGCAGTGCTGGGTCACCGGCCAGGCCGCGGGGGTGGCCGCGGCGCTGGCGGTGCAGCAGGGCGTGCCGCCGCGAGACGTGAGCGTGCCCGCCTTGCAGCAGGCACTTCTCGCGCAAGGGGTGCTGCTGCGCCCGCTCAGTGCGGCGCCAGCAGCGACTTGA
- a CDS encoding DUF802 domain-containing protein — MNRFLPHTAFLAGLVAVAWVGAGYLPGHLLAFSLVLLIGLFYLLGALELHRFQQATDSLGRAVQAAASQAPASLPEWLATLHPSLHASVRLRIEGGRAALPGPSLTPYLSGFLVLLGMLGTFLGMVVTLKGTGLALEHATDVDAIRASLAAPVQGLGLAFGCSVAGVAASAMLGLMSTLVKRERVRCVQQLDAQIAGPLHGHTRAHQEARQRDESLRLLRAQAEVMPAVVAQLQGLVAQMAKQGEVLHERLLDSQAKFQQDAQRAYQDLAASVDQSLRTSLADSARVASAAIEPAVQATMAGLAREAGVLRDALAERTDALVEKVASRLDDSTTRWAAAWGTALAQQRDDHVALVEHTRSGWSATQQAFERHAASLLEAVGEAQAAQAERSEQALAARQQQICSTLQSTAQAITAQAEAHARATLDEISRLVQSAAEAPRAAAEVIGELRGALSDSLVRDNAALEERNRLLATLSGLLDAVNHASTEQRAAIDALVSGTTDVIDRVGARFHETVAAESRTLEQVAAQVTVGAAEVASLGEGFGTAVDLFSRSSERLMAQLERVEGALGQSLARSDEQLAYYVAQAREIVDLTLGSHQKIVEDLRRVGRAVQDTTAEADAA; from the coding sequence ATGAATCGATTCCTCCCTCACACCGCTTTCCTGGCCGGCCTGGTCGCCGTGGCCTGGGTGGGCGCGGGTTACCTGCCGGGGCACCTGCTGGCGTTTTCGCTGGTGTTGCTGATCGGGCTCTTCTACCTGTTGGGGGCGCTCGAGCTGCATCGCTTCCAGCAAGCCACCGACAGCCTGGGCCGCGCCGTGCAAGCTGCAGCGTCGCAGGCACCGGCGTCGCTGCCCGAATGGCTGGCGACGCTCCACCCGAGCCTGCACGCGAGCGTGCGCCTGCGCATAGAAGGTGGCCGTGCCGCGCTACCGGGGCCGTCGCTCACGCCGTATCTCTCGGGCTTCCTCGTGCTGCTCGGCATGCTCGGCACCTTTCTCGGCATGGTGGTCACGCTGAAGGGGACCGGCCTCGCGCTCGAGCATGCGACCGACGTGGATGCGATTCGTGCTTCGCTGGCAGCCCCCGTGCAAGGTCTCGGCCTGGCGTTCGGCTGCTCGGTGGCGGGCGTTGCTGCGTCGGCCATGCTGGGCCTCATGTCGACGCTCGTGAAGCGCGAGCGTGTGCGCTGCGTGCAGCAGCTCGACGCGCAGATCGCCGGCCCGCTTCATGGTCACACGCGGGCGCACCAGGAAGCGCGGCAGCGCGACGAATCGCTGCGCCTGCTGCGTGCCCAGGCCGAGGTGATGCCGGCGGTGGTGGCACAACTGCAAGGCCTGGTGGCGCAGATGGCGAAGCAGGGCGAGGTCTTGCACGAGCGCCTGCTCGACAGCCAGGCGAAGTTCCAGCAAGACGCCCAGCGTGCCTACCAAGACCTGGCCGCCTCGGTGGATCAATCGCTGCGGACGAGCCTCGCCGACAGCGCCCGCGTGGCCAGTGCGGCCATCGAGCCGGCGGTGCAGGCCACCATGGCCGGGCTGGCGCGCGAAGCCGGCGTGCTGCGCGACGCCTTGGCCGAGCGCACCGATGCGCTGGTAGAGAAGGTGGCTTCGCGCCTCGACGACAGCACCACCCGTTGGGCTGCTGCCTGGGGCACGGCCCTGGCGCAGCAACGCGACGACCACGTCGCCCTGGTGGAGCACACCCGCAGCGGCTGGTCGGCCACCCAGCAAGCGTTCGAGCGCCATGCCGCCTCGCTGCTCGAGGCGGTGGGCGAGGCGCAGGCCGCGCAGGCCGAGCGCAGCGAGCAGGCGCTGGCCGCACGCCAGCAGCAGATCTGCTCGACGCTCCAATCCACCGCCCAGGCCATCACCGCTCAGGCCGAAGCACACGCACGCGCCACCCTCGACGAGATCAGCCGCCTCGTGCAATCGGCCGCCGAAGCGCCGCGTGCGGCCGCCGAGGTCATCGGCGAGCTGCGCGGCGCCCTCAGCGACAGCCTGGTGCGCGACAACGCCGCCTTGGAGGAGCGCAACCGACTGCTCGCCACCCTCTCGGGGCTGCTCGATGCGGTGAATCACGCGAGCACCGAGCAGCGTGCCGCGATCGATGCGCTGGTGTCGGGCACGACCGACGTGATCGACCGCGTGGGGGCGCGTTTCCATGAGACCGTGGCCGCCGAGTCGCGCACGCTGGAGCAGGTGGCGGCGCAGGTCACCGTCGGTGCGGCCGAGGTGGCGAGCCTGGGCGAAGGCTTCGGCACGGCGGTGGATCTCTTCAGCCGCTCCAGCGAGCGGCTGATGGCGCAGCTGGAACGGGTCGAAGGCGCGCTGGGCCAGAGCCTCGCGCGCAGCGACGAGCAGCTCGCCTACTACGTGGCGCAGGCGCGCGAGATCGTCGATCTCACACTCGGCTCGCACCAGAAGATCGTCGAAGACCTGCGGCGGGTGGGCCGTGCCGTGCAGGACACCACCGCCGAGGCCGACGCAGCATGA